The Garra rufa chromosome 18, GarRuf1.0, whole genome shotgun sequence genome window below encodes:
- the LOC141290593 gene encoding ciliary microtubule-associated protein 3 produces the protein MTTRSSAPLVAFGSCQKRLMFPTHFAPDRMGNEMLALFGSKELGPGCYDNHTVGSLIHELQHRPESKRGYVLGARTAPRFLPPIKMATPSPQKYQQDWTRSKVCPPGKAPFNSTTVRFRPSYTDSGPGPGAYVHDTIQSKKVSWPMKFGSPDWSIVPSLEKRALRTELFNDKEFRKQRNRVAYLSLFY, from the exons ATGACGACACGGAGCTCAG CTCCACTGGTCGCGTTCGGCAGCTGTCAGAAACGTCTCATGTTTCCAACGCACTTTGCGCCTGATCGCATGGGCAACGAAATGCTCGCACTCTTCGGCTCCAAGGAACTAGGACCCGGATGTTACGACAACCACACG GTGGGCAGTCTTATACACGAGCTTCAACATAGACCTGAGAGTAAGAGAGGATATGTGTTAGGAGCGCGCACTGCACCACGCTTTCTGCCTCCAATTAAG ATGGCCACCCCTTCGCCACAAAAATACCAACAAGACTGGACTCGGTCTAAAGTGTGTCCACCTGGAAAAGCACCATTCAATAGTACCACTGTAAGATTCAGACCCTCATATACAGACTCCGGCCCTGG TCCAGGGGCCTATGTTCATGATACCATCCAAAGCAAGAAGGTGTCGTGGCCTATGAAATTTGGCTCTCCAGACTGGTCAATAGTGCCATCACTGGAGAAAAGAGCACTGCGTACAGAG CTCTTCAATGACAAAGAGTTTAGGAAACAGAGGAACAGGGTGGCATATCTAAGCTTGTTTTACTGA
- the taf8 gene encoding transcription initiation factor TFIID subunit 8, with product MADSVMMGSGSLNSGSRSGSSKTSTSPTENYQLARRRTLQVVVSSLLTECGFESAEKAAVETLTEMMQSYITEVGRCAKATCEHTARSTPTLSDVVIALVEMGFNVDTLPVYAKRSQRMVITAPPITNAPVVPKALTAGQKRTHPTYIPSHFPEFPDPHTYIKTPTFREPVSEYQVVREKAASQRRDVERALTRFMAKTGETQSLFKDDISAFPLIAAKPSSIPYLSALLPSELELQTLEETDSSEQDDQTDTENNPSNIIQDDQSADKENVVLPPGGVVPAGKANDENMIDNPYLRPVKKPKVRRKK from the exons ATGGCAGACTCTGTAATGATGGGGAGCGGATCTTTAAACTCCGGAAGC CGCTCAGGGAGCAGTAAGACCAGCACAAGTCCTACAGAGAACTATCAGCTGGCTCGGAGACGCACACTACAGGTGGTGGTCAGCTCTCTGCTAACAGAGTGTGGCTTTGAAAGTGCTGAGAAAGCAGCGGTGGAAACACTCACTGAGATGATGCAGAGCT ATATAACTGAGGTTGGGCGTTGTGCAAAGGCAACCTGTGAGCACACAGCAAGAAGTACCCCTACACTGTCTGATGTAGTCATTGCACTGGTCGAAATGG GTTTTAATGTAGATACTCTTCCAGTGTATGCCAAAAGATCCCAAAGGATGGTTATAACTGCAC CTCCAATAACAAATGCTCCAGTGGTCCCAAAAGCCCTCACGGCAGGACAGAAGCGCACTCATCCGACATACATCCCTAGCCACTTCCCAGAATTCCCAGATCCTCATACATACATCAAAACACCA ACCTTTCGAGAGCCTGTGTCAGAATACCAAGTGGTGAGAGAGAAGGCAGCATCACAGAGGAGAGATGTGGAACGCGCACTCACACGCTTCATGGCCAAGACGGGAGAGACGCAAAGCCTTTTTAAGGATGACATCAGTGCATTCCCTT TGATCGCAGCAAAGCCGAGCTCCATCCCTTACCTGAGCGCCCTGCTGCCCTCTGAACTAGAGCTTCAGACACTGGAGGAGACAGATTCATCAGAGCAGGACGATCAGACAGACACAGAGAACAACCCCAGTAACATCATTCAG gaTGACCAAAGTGCAGATAAGGAGAACGTGgtgctgccacctggtggcgtTGTGCCTGCAGGAAAGGCCAATGATGAAAACATGATCGACAACCCATATCTTCGGCCAGTCAAAAAGCCCAAAGTGAGaaggaaaaaatga